One part of the Homo sapiens chromosome 19, GRCh38.p14 Primary Assembly genome encodes these proteins:
- the CD33 gene encoding myeloid cell surface antigen CD33 isoform X5 encodes MDLGEAATRARPAVISPGVNSCAQKSTSEWKDFRHGVRMSQMALKEALEAASSDMPLLLLLPLLWAGALAMDPNFWLQVQESVTVQEGLCVLVPCTFFHPIPYYDKNSPVHGYWFREGAIISRDSPVATNKLDQEVQEETQGRFRLLGDPSRNNCSLSIVDARRRDNGSYFFRMERGSTKYSYKSPQLSVHVTDLTHRPKILIPGTLEPGHSKNLTCSVSWACEQGTPPIFSWLSAAPTSLGPRTTHSSVLIITPRPQDHGTNLTCQVKFAGAGVTTERTIQLNVTYVPQNPTTGIFPGDGSGKQETRAGVVHGAIGGAGVTALLALCLCLIFFIPSFQAHNNGPTA; translated from the exons ATGGATCTAGGTGAGGCTGCGACTCGGGCCAGGCCAGCAGTGATCAGCCCTGGTGTAAACAGTTGTGCACAGAAAAGCACCTCAGAGTGGAAGGACTTTAGACATGGGGTTCGCATGTCTCAGATGGCCCTGAAG GAAGCCCTGGAAGCTGCTTCCTCAGACATGccgctgctgctactgctgcccCTGCTGTGGGCAG GGGCCCTGGCTATGGATCCAAATTTCTGGCTGCAAGTGCAGGAGTCAGTGACGGTACAGGAGGGTTTGTGCGTCCTCGTGCCCTGCACTTTCTTCCATCCCATACCCTACTACGACAAGAACTCCCCAGTTCATGGTTACTGGTTCCGGGAAGGAGCCATTATATCCAGGGACTCTCCAGTGGCCACAAACAAGCTAGATCAAGAAGTACAGGAGGAGACTCAGGGCAGATTCCGCCTCCTTGGGGATCCCAGTAGGAACAACTGCTCCCTGAGCATCGTAGACGCCAGGAGGAGGGATAATGGTTCATACTTCTTTCGGATGGAGAGAGGAAGTACCAAATACAGTTACAAATCTCCCCAGCTCTCTGTGCATGTGACAG ACTTGACCCACAGGCCCAAAATCCTCATCCCTGGCACTCTAGAACCCGGCCACTCCAAAAACCTGACCTGCTCTGTGTCCTGGGCCTGTGAGCAGGGAACACCCCCGATCTTCTCCTGGTTGTCagctgcccccacctccctgggCCCCAGGACTACTCACTCCTCGGTGCTCATAATCACCCCACGGCCCCAGGACCACGGCACCAACCTGACCTGTCAGGTGAAGTTCGCTGGAGCTGGTGTGACTACGGAGAGAACCATCCAGCTCAACGTCACCT ATGTTCCACAGAACCCAACAACTGGTATCTTTCCAGGAGATGGCTCAG GGAAACAAGAGACCAGAGCAGGAGTGGTTCATGGGGCCATTGGAGGAGCTGGTGTTACAGCCCTGCTCGCTCTTTGTCTCTGCCTCATCTTCTTCAT TCCCTCATTCCAGGCTCATAACAATGGCCCCACAGCCTGA
- the CD33 gene encoding myeloid cell surface antigen CD33 isoform X6 yields MDLGEAATRARPAVISPGVNSCAQKSTSEWKDFRHGVRMSQMALKEALEAASSDMPLLLLLPLLWADLTHRPKILIPGTLEPGHSKNLTCSVSWACEQGTPPIFSWLSAAPTSLGPRTTHSSVLIITPRPQDHGTNLTCQVKFAGAGVTTERTIQLNVTYVPQNPTTGIFPGDGSGKQETRAGVVHGAIGGAGVTALLALCLCLIFFIVKTHRRKAARTAVGRNDTHPTTGSASPKHQKKSKLHGPTETSSCSGAAPTVEMDEELHYASLNFHGMNPSKDTSTEYSEVRTQ; encoded by the exons ATGGATCTAGGTGAGGCTGCGACTCGGGCCAGGCCAGCAGTGATCAGCCCTGGTGTAAACAGTTGTGCACAGAAAAGCACCTCAGAGTGGAAGGACTTTAGACATGGGGTTCGCATGTCTCAGATGGCCCTGAAG GAAGCCCTGGAAGCTGCTTCCTCAGACATGccgctgctgctactgctgcccCTGCTGTGGGCAG ACTTGACCCACAGGCCCAAAATCCTCATCCCTGGCACTCTAGAACCCGGCCACTCCAAAAACCTGACCTGCTCTGTGTCCTGGGCCTGTGAGCAGGGAACACCCCCGATCTTCTCCTGGTTGTCagctgcccccacctccctgggCCCCAGGACTACTCACTCCTCGGTGCTCATAATCACCCCACGGCCCCAGGACCACGGCACCAACCTGACCTGTCAGGTGAAGTTCGCTGGAGCTGGTGTGACTACGGAGAGAACCATCCAGCTCAACGTCACCT ATGTTCCACAGAACCCAACAACTGGTATCTTTCCAGGAGATGGCTCAG GGAAACAAGAGACCAGAGCAGGAGTGGTTCATGGGGCCATTGGAGGAGCTGGTGTTACAGCCCTGCTCGCTCTTTGTCTCTGCCTCATCTTCTTCAT AGTGAAGACCCACAGGAGGAAAGCAGCCAGGACAGCAGTGGGCAGGAATGACACCCACCCTACCACAGGGTCAGCCTCCCCG AAACACCAGAAGAAGTCCAAGTTACATGGCCCCACTGAAACCTCAAGCTGTTCAGGTGCCGCCCCTACTGTGGAGATGGATGAGGAGCTGCATTATGCTTCCCTCAACTTTCATGGGATGAATCCTTCCAAGGACACCTCCACCGAATACTCAGAGGTCAGGACCCAGTGA
- the CD33 gene encoding myeloid cell surface antigen CD33 isoform X1, with protein sequence MDLGEAATRARPAVISPGVNSCAQKSTSEWKDFRHGVRMSQMALKEALEAASSDMPLLLLLPLLWAGALAMDPNFWLQVQESVTVQEGLCVLVPCTFFHPIPYYDKNSPVHGYWFREGAIISRDSPVATNKLDQEVQEETQGRFRLLGDPSRNNCSLSIVDARRRDNGSYFFRMERGSTKYSYKSPQLSVHVTDLTHRPKILIPGTLEPGHSKNLTCSVSWACEQGTPPIFSWLSAAPTSLGPRTTHSSVLIITPRPQDHGTNLTCQVKFAGAGVTTERTIQLNVTYVPQNPTTGIFPGDGSGKQETRAGVVHGAIGGAGVTALLALCLCLIFFIVKTHRRKAARTAVGRNDTHPTTGSASPKHQKKSKLHGPTETSSCSGAAPTVEMDEELHYASLNFHGMNPSKDTSTEYSEVRTQ encoded by the exons ATGGATCTAGGTGAGGCTGCGACTCGGGCCAGGCCAGCAGTGATCAGCCCTGGTGTAAACAGTTGTGCACAGAAAAGCACCTCAGAGTGGAAGGACTTTAGACATGGGGTTCGCATGTCTCAGATGGCCCTGAAG GAAGCCCTGGAAGCTGCTTCCTCAGACATGccgctgctgctactgctgcccCTGCTGTGGGCAG GGGCCCTGGCTATGGATCCAAATTTCTGGCTGCAAGTGCAGGAGTCAGTGACGGTACAGGAGGGTTTGTGCGTCCTCGTGCCCTGCACTTTCTTCCATCCCATACCCTACTACGACAAGAACTCCCCAGTTCATGGTTACTGGTTCCGGGAAGGAGCCATTATATCCAGGGACTCTCCAGTGGCCACAAACAAGCTAGATCAAGAAGTACAGGAGGAGACTCAGGGCAGATTCCGCCTCCTTGGGGATCCCAGTAGGAACAACTGCTCCCTGAGCATCGTAGACGCCAGGAGGAGGGATAATGGTTCATACTTCTTTCGGATGGAGAGAGGAAGTACCAAATACAGTTACAAATCTCCCCAGCTCTCTGTGCATGTGACAG ACTTGACCCACAGGCCCAAAATCCTCATCCCTGGCACTCTAGAACCCGGCCACTCCAAAAACCTGACCTGCTCTGTGTCCTGGGCCTGTGAGCAGGGAACACCCCCGATCTTCTCCTGGTTGTCagctgcccccacctccctgggCCCCAGGACTACTCACTCCTCGGTGCTCATAATCACCCCACGGCCCCAGGACCACGGCACCAACCTGACCTGTCAGGTGAAGTTCGCTGGAGCTGGTGTGACTACGGAGAGAACCATCCAGCTCAACGTCACCT ATGTTCCACAGAACCCAACAACTGGTATCTTTCCAGGAGATGGCTCAG GGAAACAAGAGACCAGAGCAGGAGTGGTTCATGGGGCCATTGGAGGAGCTGGTGTTACAGCCCTGCTCGCTCTTTGTCTCTGCCTCATCTTCTTCAT AGTGAAGACCCACAGGAGGAAAGCAGCCAGGACAGCAGTGGGCAGGAATGACACCCACCCTACCACAGGGTCAGCCTCCCCG AAACACCAGAAGAAGTCCAAGTTACATGGCCCCACTGAAACCTCAAGCTGTTCAGGTGCCGCCCCTACTGTGGAGATGGATGAGGAGCTGCATTATGCTTCCCTCAACTTTCATGGGATGAATCCTTCCAAGGACACCTCCACCGAATACTCAGAGGTCAGGACCCAGTGA
- the CD33 gene encoding myeloid cell surface antigen CD33 isoform X2: MDLGEAATRARPAVISPGVNSCAQKSTSEWKDFRHGVRMSQMALKEALEAASSDMPLLLLLPLLWAGALAMDPNFWLQVQESVTVQEGLCVLVPCTFFHPIPYYDKNSPVHGYWFREGAIISRDSPVATNKLDQEVQEETQGRFRLLGDPSRNNCSLSIVDARRRDNGSYFFRMERGSTKYSYKSPQLSVHVTDLTHRPKILIPGTLEPGHSKNLTCSVSWACEQGTPPIFSWLSAAPTSLGPRTTHSSVLIITPRPQDHGTNLTCQVKFAGAGVTTERTIQLNVTWKQETRAGVVHGAIGGAGVTALLALCLCLIFFIVKTHRRKAARTAVGRNDTHPTTGSASPKHQKKSKLHGPTETSSCSGAAPTVEMDEELHYASLNFHGMNPSKDTSTEYSEVRTQ; this comes from the exons ATGGATCTAGGTGAGGCTGCGACTCGGGCCAGGCCAGCAGTGATCAGCCCTGGTGTAAACAGTTGTGCACAGAAAAGCACCTCAGAGTGGAAGGACTTTAGACATGGGGTTCGCATGTCTCAGATGGCCCTGAAG GAAGCCCTGGAAGCTGCTTCCTCAGACATGccgctgctgctactgctgcccCTGCTGTGGGCAG GGGCCCTGGCTATGGATCCAAATTTCTGGCTGCAAGTGCAGGAGTCAGTGACGGTACAGGAGGGTTTGTGCGTCCTCGTGCCCTGCACTTTCTTCCATCCCATACCCTACTACGACAAGAACTCCCCAGTTCATGGTTACTGGTTCCGGGAAGGAGCCATTATATCCAGGGACTCTCCAGTGGCCACAAACAAGCTAGATCAAGAAGTACAGGAGGAGACTCAGGGCAGATTCCGCCTCCTTGGGGATCCCAGTAGGAACAACTGCTCCCTGAGCATCGTAGACGCCAGGAGGAGGGATAATGGTTCATACTTCTTTCGGATGGAGAGAGGAAGTACCAAATACAGTTACAAATCTCCCCAGCTCTCTGTGCATGTGACAG ACTTGACCCACAGGCCCAAAATCCTCATCCCTGGCACTCTAGAACCCGGCCACTCCAAAAACCTGACCTGCTCTGTGTCCTGGGCCTGTGAGCAGGGAACACCCCCGATCTTCTCCTGGTTGTCagctgcccccacctccctgggCCCCAGGACTACTCACTCCTCGGTGCTCATAATCACCCCACGGCCCCAGGACCACGGCACCAACCTGACCTGTCAGGTGAAGTTCGCTGGAGCTGGTGTGACTACGGAGAGAACCATCCAGCTCAACGTCACCT GGAAACAAGAGACCAGAGCAGGAGTGGTTCATGGGGCCATTGGAGGAGCTGGTGTTACAGCCCTGCTCGCTCTTTGTCTCTGCCTCATCTTCTTCAT AGTGAAGACCCACAGGAGGAAAGCAGCCAGGACAGCAGTGGGCAGGAATGACACCCACCCTACCACAGGGTCAGCCTCCCCG AAACACCAGAAGAAGTCCAAGTTACATGGCCCCACTGAAACCTCAAGCTGTTCAGGTGCCGCCCCTACTGTGGAGATGGATGAGGAGCTGCATTATGCTTCCCTCAACTTTCATGGGATGAATCCTTCCAAGGACACCTCCACCGAATACTCAGAGGTCAGGACCCAGTGA
- the CD33 gene encoding myeloid cell surface antigen CD33 isoform X3 — translation MDLGEAATRARPAVISPGVNSCAQKSTSEWKDFRHGVRMSQMALKEALEAASSDMPLLLLLPLLWAGALAMDPNFWLQVQESVTVQEGLCVLVPCTFFHPIPYYDKNSPVHGYWFREGAIISRDSPVATNKLDQEVQEETQGRFRLLGDPSRNNCSLSIVDARRRDNGSYFFRMERGSTKYSYKSPQLSVHVTDLTHRPKILIPGTLEPGHSKNLTCSVSWACEQGTPPIFSWLSAAPTSLGPRTTHSSVLIITPRPQDHGTNLTCQVKFAGAGVTTERTIQLNVTYVPQNPTTGIFPGDGSGKQETRAGVVHGAIGGAGVTALLALCLCLIFFMLITMAPQPEKTRLKDPGVSHQSEDPQEESSQDSSGQE, via the exons ATGGATCTAGGTGAGGCTGCGACTCGGGCCAGGCCAGCAGTGATCAGCCCTGGTGTAAACAGTTGTGCACAGAAAAGCACCTCAGAGTGGAAGGACTTTAGACATGGGGTTCGCATGTCTCAGATGGCCCTGAAG GAAGCCCTGGAAGCTGCTTCCTCAGACATGccgctgctgctactgctgcccCTGCTGTGGGCAG GGGCCCTGGCTATGGATCCAAATTTCTGGCTGCAAGTGCAGGAGTCAGTGACGGTACAGGAGGGTTTGTGCGTCCTCGTGCCCTGCACTTTCTTCCATCCCATACCCTACTACGACAAGAACTCCCCAGTTCATGGTTACTGGTTCCGGGAAGGAGCCATTATATCCAGGGACTCTCCAGTGGCCACAAACAAGCTAGATCAAGAAGTACAGGAGGAGACTCAGGGCAGATTCCGCCTCCTTGGGGATCCCAGTAGGAACAACTGCTCCCTGAGCATCGTAGACGCCAGGAGGAGGGATAATGGTTCATACTTCTTTCGGATGGAGAGAGGAAGTACCAAATACAGTTACAAATCTCCCCAGCTCTCTGTGCATGTGACAG ACTTGACCCACAGGCCCAAAATCCTCATCCCTGGCACTCTAGAACCCGGCCACTCCAAAAACCTGACCTGCTCTGTGTCCTGGGCCTGTGAGCAGGGAACACCCCCGATCTTCTCCTGGTTGTCagctgcccccacctccctgggCCCCAGGACTACTCACTCCTCGGTGCTCATAATCACCCCACGGCCCCAGGACCACGGCACCAACCTGACCTGTCAGGTGAAGTTCGCTGGAGCTGGTGTGACTACGGAGAGAACCATCCAGCTCAACGTCACCT ATGTTCCACAGAACCCAACAACTGGTATCTTTCCAGGAGATGGCTCAG GGAAACAAGAGACCAGAGCAGGAGTGGTTCATGGGGCCATTGGAGGAGCTGGTGTTACAGCCCTGCTCGCTCTTTGTCTCTGCCTCATCTTCTTCAT GCTCATAACAATGGCCCCACAGCCTGAGAAAACCAGGCTCAAAGACCCTGGTGTCTCCCATCAGAGTGAAGACCCACAGGAGGAAAGCAGCCAGGACAGCAGTGGGCAGGAATGA
- the CD33 gene encoding myeloid cell surface antigen CD33 isoform 1 precursor (isoform 1 precursor is encoded by transcript variant 1), with translation MPLLLLLPLLWAGALAMDPNFWLQVQESVTVQEGLCVLVPCTFFHPIPYYDKNSPVHGYWFREGAIISRDSPVATNKLDQEVQEETQGRFRLLGDPSRNNCSLSIVDARRRDNGSYFFRMERGSTKYSYKSPQLSVHVTDLTHRPKILIPGTLEPGHSKNLTCSVSWACEQGTPPIFSWLSAAPTSLGPRTTHSSVLIITPRPQDHGTNLTCQVKFAGAGVTTERTIQLNVTYVPQNPTTGIFPGDGSGKQETRAGVVHGAIGGAGVTALLALCLCLIFFIVKTHRRKAARTAVGRNDTHPTTGSASPKHQKKSKLHGPTETSSCSGAAPTVEMDEELHYASLNFHGMNPSKDTSTEYSEVRTQ, from the exons ATGccgctgctgctactgctgcccCTGCTGTGGGCAG GGGCCCTGGCTATGGATCCAAATTTCTGGCTGCAAGTGCAGGAGTCAGTGACGGTACAGGAGGGTTTGTGCGTCCTCGTGCCCTGCACTTTCTTCCATCCCATACCCTACTACGACAAGAACTCCCCAGTTCATGGTTACTGGTTCCGGGAAGGAGCCATTATATCCAGGGACTCTCCAGTGGCCACAAACAAGCTAGATCAAGAAGTACAGGAGGAGACTCAGGGCAGATTCCGCCTCCTTGGGGATCCCAGTAGGAACAACTGCTCCCTGAGCATCGTAGACGCCAGGAGGAGGGATAATGGTTCATACTTCTTTCGGATGGAGAGAGGAAGTACCAAATACAGTTACAAATCTCCCCAGCTCTCTGTGCATGTGACAG ACTTGACCCACAGGCCCAAAATCCTCATCCCTGGCACTCTAGAACCCGGCCACTCCAAAAACCTGACCTGCTCTGTGTCCTGGGCCTGTGAGCAGGGAACACCCCCGATCTTCTCCTGGTTGTCagctgcccccacctccctgggCCCCAGGACTACTCACTCCTCGGTGCTCATAATCACCCCACGGCCCCAGGACCACGGCACCAACCTGACCTGTCAGGTGAAGTTCGCTGGAGCTGGTGTGACTACGGAGAGAACCATCCAGCTCAACGTCACCT ATGTTCCACAGAACCCAACAACTGGTATCTTTCCAGGAGATGGCTCAG GGAAACAAGAGACCAGAGCAGGAGTGGTTCATGGGGCCATTGGAGGAGCTGGTGTTACAGCCCTGCTCGCTCTTTGTCTCTGCCTCATCTTCTTCAT AGTGAAGACCCACAGGAGGAAAGCAGCCAGGACAGCAGTGGGCAGGAATGACACCCACCCTACCACAGGGTCAGCCTCCCCG AAACACCAGAAGAAGTCCAAGTTACATGGCCCCACTGAAACCTCAAGCTGTTCAGGTGCCGCCCCTACTGTGGAGATGGATGAGGAGCTGCATTATGCTTCCCTCAACTTTCATGGGATGAATCCTTCCAAGGACACCTCCACCGAATACTCAGAGGTCAGGACCCAGTGA
- the CD33 gene encoding myeloid cell surface antigen CD33 isoform 2 (isoform 2 is encoded by transcript variant 2) translates to MPLLLLLPLLWADLTHRPKILIPGTLEPGHSKNLTCSVSWACEQGTPPIFSWLSAAPTSLGPRTTHSSVLIITPRPQDHGTNLTCQVKFAGAGVTTERTIQLNVTYVPQNPTTGIFPGDGSGKQETRAGVVHGAIGGAGVTALLALCLCLIFFIVKTHRRKAARTAVGRNDTHPTTGSASPKHQKKSKLHGPTETSSCSGAAPTVEMDEELHYASLNFHGMNPSKDTSTEYSEVRTQ, encoded by the exons ATGccgctgctgctactgctgcccCTGCTGTGGGCAG ACTTGACCCACAGGCCCAAAATCCTCATCCCTGGCACTCTAGAACCCGGCCACTCCAAAAACCTGACCTGCTCTGTGTCCTGGGCCTGTGAGCAGGGAACACCCCCGATCTTCTCCTGGTTGTCagctgcccccacctccctgggCCCCAGGACTACTCACTCCTCGGTGCTCATAATCACCCCACGGCCCCAGGACCACGGCACCAACCTGACCTGTCAGGTGAAGTTCGCTGGAGCTGGTGTGACTACGGAGAGAACCATCCAGCTCAACGTCACCT ATGTTCCACAGAACCCAACAACTGGTATCTTTCCAGGAGATGGCTCAG GGAAACAAGAGACCAGAGCAGGAGTGGTTCATGGGGCCATTGGAGGAGCTGGTGTTACAGCCCTGCTCGCTCTTTGTCTCTGCCTCATCTTCTTCAT AGTGAAGACCCACAGGAGGAAAGCAGCCAGGACAGCAGTGGGCAGGAATGACACCCACCCTACCACAGGGTCAGCCTCCCCG AAACACCAGAAGAAGTCCAAGTTACATGGCCCCACTGAAACCTCAAGCTGTTCAGGTGCCGCCCCTACTGTGGAGATGGATGAGGAGCTGCATTATGCTTCCCTCAACTTTCATGGGATGAATCCTTCCAAGGACACCTCCACCGAATACTCAGAGGTCAGGACCCAGTGA
- the CD33 gene encoding myeloid cell surface antigen CD33 isoform 3 precursor (isoform 3 precursor is encoded by transcript variant 3), whose protein sequence is MPLLLLLPLLWAGALAMDPNFWLQVQESVTVQEGLCVLVPCTFFHPIPYYDKNSPVHGYWFREGAIISRDSPVATNKLDQEVQEETQGRFRLLGDPSRNNCSLSIVDARRRDNGSYFFRMERGSTKYSYKSPQLSVHVTDLTHRPKILIPGTLEPGHSKNLTCSVSWACEQGTPPIFSWLSAAPTSLGPRTTHSSVLIITPRPQDHGTNLTCQVKFAGAGVTTERTIQLNVTYVPQNPTTGIFPGDGSGKQETRAGVVHGAIGGAGVTALLALCLCLIFFIVKTHRRKAARTAVGRNDTHPTTGSASPVR, encoded by the exons ATGccgctgctgctactgctgcccCTGCTGTGGGCAG GGGCCCTGGCTATGGATCCAAATTTCTGGCTGCAAGTGCAGGAGTCAGTGACGGTACAGGAGGGTTTGTGCGTCCTCGTGCCCTGCACTTTCTTCCATCCCATACCCTACTACGACAAGAACTCCCCAGTTCATGGTTACTGGTTCCGGGAAGGAGCCATTATATCCAGGGACTCTCCAGTGGCCACAAACAAGCTAGATCAAGAAGTACAGGAGGAGACTCAGGGCAGATTCCGCCTCCTTGGGGATCCCAGTAGGAACAACTGCTCCCTGAGCATCGTAGACGCCAGGAGGAGGGATAATGGTTCATACTTCTTTCGGATGGAGAGAGGAAGTACCAAATACAGTTACAAATCTCCCCAGCTCTCTGTGCATGTGACAG ACTTGACCCACAGGCCCAAAATCCTCATCCCTGGCACTCTAGAACCCGGCCACTCCAAAAACCTGACCTGCTCTGTGTCCTGGGCCTGTGAGCAGGGAACACCCCCGATCTTCTCCTGGTTGTCagctgcccccacctccctgggCCCCAGGACTACTCACTCCTCGGTGCTCATAATCACCCCACGGCCCCAGGACCACGGCACCAACCTGACCTGTCAGGTGAAGTTCGCTGGAGCTGGTGTGACTACGGAGAGAACCATCCAGCTCAACGTCACCT ATGTTCCACAGAACCCAACAACTGGTATCTTTCCAGGAGATGGCTCAG GGAAACAAGAGACCAGAGCAGGAGTGGTTCATGGGGCCATTGGAGGAGCTGGTGTTACAGCCCTGCTCGCTCTTTGTCTCTGCCTCATCTTCTTCAT AGTGAAGACCCACAGGAGGAAAGCAGCCAGGACAGCAGTGGGCAGGAATGACACCCACCCTACCACAGGGTCAGCCTCCCCG gtacgttga